A stretch of Miscanthus floridulus cultivar M001 chromosome 13, ASM1932011v1, whole genome shotgun sequence DNA encodes these proteins:
- the LOC136500549 gene encoding heme A synthase COX15-like, whose protein sequence is MGSRVAAALLRRGRDQASALLMPRVPRNATAPAPTPRVGSAAASSSSSCGGGSCLLPPRPGPAGAFSPASRFGSFHAFRSLAPKTVFGQCTRRMSTTAAALNSAAANGAANSGLKLLVTKGPQAQKAVGIWLFGCAAWVFSLVILGGITRLTRSGLSMTDWKFTGEIPPVTDDSWQLEFEKYKQSPEYKRVNKGMSLEDFKFIYWMEYAHRMWGRALGFVFAGPFAYFIAKGYVTGQLGLRLSALFALGGAQGLIGWWMVKSGLEEPTSEYVQPRVSPYRLATHLTSAFVIYCGILWTALSVVMPDPPTGSMSWVNGAAKIRKLAIPVSAVVGITAISGAFVAGNDAGHAYNSFPKMGDSWIPEDVFSMEPFIRNFFENTSTVQLNHRILATTTLFSVGGLWLAARKIDMHPAVKSLIGSTLGMAALQVTLGISTLLMYVPTSLGSAHQAGALTLLSLMILLTHTLRRPSPALLKSITTAVKST, encoded by the exons ATGGGTAGCAGGGTGGCCGCGGCGCTGCTCCGGCGGGGCAGGGACCAGGCATCCGCCCTGCTGATGCCTCGTGTGCCGAGGAACGCCACTGCTCCGGCCCCAACGCCTAGGGTTggatccgccgccgcctcctcctcctcctcctgcggcGGCGGAAGCTGCCTCCTCCCGCCGAGGCCGGGGCCAGCGGGGGCCTTCTCTCCCGCTTCCCGGTTCGGCTCCTTCCACGCCTTCCGATCCCTCGCCCCCAAG ACCGTATTTGGCCAATGCACAAGGAGAATGTCAACTACCGCAGCAGCACTGAACTCAGCTGCGGCCAATGGAGCAGCAAATTCAGGATTGAAGCTACTGGTTACGAAAGGGCCTCAAGCACAGAAGGCGGTCGGAATATGGCTCTTTGGGTGTGCTGCCTGGGTGTTCAGCTTGGTCATACTCGGAGGTATCACTCGGCTCACGCGTTCCGGGCTGTCAATGACTGACTGGAAGTTCACAGGGGAAATACCTCCAGTGACAGACGATTCATGGCAGCTGGAATTTGAGAAATACAAGCAGTCACCTGAGTACAAAAG ggtgaacAAAGGAATGAGCCTTGAAGATTTCAAATTTATATACTGGATGGAGTATGCACACAGAATGTGGGGAAGAGCTTTGGGCTTTGTATTTGCGGGTCCTTTTGCATACTTTATTGCAAAAGGTTATGTTACCGGCCAACTTGGGCTCAGGCTGTCGGCTCTTTTTGCACTTGGTGGTGCACAAGGACTCATTGGCTGGTGGATGGTGAAAAGTGGCCTTGAG GAACCAACATCTGAGTATGTTCAACCAAGGGTTAGCCCTTACAGGCTGGCAACTCACCTGACATCTGCATTTGTTATATACTGTGGTATATTGTGGACTGCTTTGTCAGTAGTGATGCCTGATCCTCCAACCGGATCAATGAGTTGGGTAAATGGTGCAGCAAAAATCAGAAAGTTGGCAATTCCTGTCAGTGCTGTTGTAGGCATTACTGCAATATCTGGAGCATTTGTTGCAGGCAATGATGCA GGGCATGCATACAATTCATTCCCAAAGATGGGTGACAGTTGGATTCCTGAAGATGTATTTAGTATGGAGCCTTTCATACGCAATTTTTTTGAGAATACATCTACAGTACAG CTCAATCACCGAATTCTCGCAACAACCACATTATTCTCTGTGGGTGGATTATGGTTGGCTGCAAGGAAAATAGACATGCATCCAGCAGTCAAGTCACTGATCGGAAGCACACTTGGGATGGCTGCTCTCCAG GTTACATTGGGCATATCTACACTATTGATGTACGTTCCAACCTCTTTGGGCTCAGCGCACCAAGCTGGAGCATTGACTCTATTGTCACTTATGATCCTTCTCACTCACACTCTAAGAAGGCCGTCACCAGCTCTTCTTAAATCAATCACAACTGCTGTGAAATCAACCTGA
- the LOC136498887 gene encoding uncharacterized protein encodes MDRQQEGDRKRARLGEEESAAAATGRRRQQQRAADAVAEVAFEEMAPAAAVAQAPAPAASCGEAGPGAAWQRPEGVFDFPWQKCRGGLGVASGGGGWELRDVFFRSLVDGRAAAIGVPGDRLSAPPSKRTLFDDVDAWLATAGDGEVDPLWRSVLEAGPRPAA; translated from the coding sequence ATGGATCGGCAGCAGGAGGGCGACAGGAAGCGCGCGCGGCTGGGGGAGGAGGagtccgcggcggcggcgacggggaggcggcggcagcagcagcgggcggcggacgcggtggcggaggtggccttcgaggagatggcgccggcggcggccgtggCTCAGGCACCCGCTCCGGCTGCCAGCTGCGGCGAGGCCGGGCCCGGGGCGGCGTGGCAGCGGCCTGAGGGGGTGTTCGATTTCCCGTGGCAGAAGTGCCGCGGCGGGCTGGGCGtggctagcggcggcggcgggtgggagCTCCGGGACGTGTTCTTCCGCTCGCTCGTGGACGGGCGCGCCGCGGCGATCGGGGTGCCTGGCGACCGCCTCTCCGCGCCGCCCAGCAAGCGCACCCTGTTCGACGACGTGGACGCGTGGCTCGCCACGGCCGGCGACGGCGAGGTGGACCCTCTCTGGCGGTCGGTGCTGGAGGCGGGGCCCAGGCCCGCCGCGTGA